The Pseudomonas sp. SCA2728.1_7 DNA segment CTGCTGGTCGAGTTCAATGAAGTGCGCCTCGCTGGCGCGATTGAACAGCACGCCGGCGAACAGTGAAACCACGGCGGTGCACGCAGCAAACAACAAGGCCAGGCGCGAACTGAGGGACAACCGACGCATCAGGCGCCACGCTCTTCGAGCACGTAACCCATGCCGCGCACGGTGTGGATCAGTTTGTTGGGGAATTCGTCATCGATTTTCAGACGCAATCGGCGGATCGCCACTTCGATGACATTGGTGTCGCTGTCGAAATTCATGTCCCAGACCTGTGAGGCGATCAGCGATTTCGGCAGCACCTCACCCTGACGGCGAAGGAGCATTTCCAGAAGGGCAAACTCCTTGGCGGTCAGGTCGATACGCTGGCTGCTGCGCTCCACGCGGCGGCGGATCAGATCCAGACGCAGGTCGGCCAGTTGCAGGCTGGTTTCCTGCGGTGTGGCGCTGCCGCGTCGCAACAGGCTGCGCACCCGCGCCAGTAGTTCGGAGAAAGCGAACGGTTTGACGAGGTAGTCGTCGGCGCCGAGTTCGAGGCCGTGAACCCTGTCCTCCACCGCGTCTTTGGCCGTCAGAAAAAGTACCGGCGTATCCAGCCCGGCGCTGCGCACCGCGTGCAGAATCTGCCAGCCGCTGCGGCCCGGCAGCATCACGTCGAGAATCAACAGCGCGTAATCACCGCTCAATGCCAGTTGCTGACCGCTGTTGCCGTCGGCCACCAGCTCCGTATTGAACCCGGCCTCGGTCAGGCCCTGGCGCAGGTATTGGCCGGTTTTCGCTTGGTCTTCGACGATCAACAGTTTCATGGGCGACTCGGTTTTGTTCGGGGTGTAGAAAGGAAAGCTTTATACCTTGAGAGCAGGCGACAGGCGCCAACCTGACAAAGTTGTAATCTGCCTGTCAGGTAGATGCCAGCGCAGGCCGGCTAAAGTTTCCCACAGGCTGAACCTTATCTTGTTGGAGAACGACCATGTTTTTACGCCAATCCTTGGCCTTCTGTTTGTTGGCAATGAGTTCGTCGGCGTTTGCAGCTCCCGCGCACACCTATGACTTCGGCCAGCCAGCGCCTGCCGCCAAAGCCACGCGCAGCATCGAAGTGGTGATGGGTGATATGTCGTTTGATCCGAAAGCCATTCAGATCAAGGCCGGTGAGACCGTTCGCTTTGTGCTGGTGAATAAAGGCCAGTTGTTGCACGAATTCAACCTCGGCGACGCGGCGATGCACGCCAGACACCAGCAGGAAATGTTGCAAATGCAGCAGAGCGGCATGCTTACGCCTACCGGCATGAAAGAAATGTCCCACGATATGGCGGGGATGGATCACGCAGCGATGGGCCATGGCATGAAGCACGACGACCCCAACAGCGTGCTGGTCGAGCCGGGCAAGACTGCCGAGCTGACCTGGACCTTCAGCAAGGCCACCAGCCTGGAATTCGCCTGCAATATTCCCGGGCATTATCAGGCGGGCATGGTCGGCAAACTGACTGTCAGTCAGTAAGCACTCAAAGGCGCGGGCAAAGGCTGGTAGAATCCGCTGATTATTCAGTCAGGTTTCCGCCATGCATCCCGCAGCCGAACACTCGCCGCTGGGCAAATCCAGCGAATACATCGCCACGTACACGCCGTCCCTGCTGTTCCCGATTCCGCGCACCGCGAAATGGGCCGAGCTGGGTCTGACCGCCGAAAC contains these protein-coding regions:
- a CDS encoding heavy metal response regulator transcription factor; protein product: MKLLIVEDQAKTGQYLRQGLTEAGFNTELVADGNSGQQLALSGDYALLILDVMLPGRSGWQILHAVRSAGLDTPVLFLTAKDAVEDRVHGLELGADDYLVKPFAFSELLARVRSLLRRGSATPQETSLQLADLRLDLIRRRVERSSQRIDLTAKEFALLEMLLRRQGEVLPKSLIASQVWDMNFDSDTNVIEVAIRRLRLKIDDEFPNKLIHTVRGMGYVLEERGA
- a CDS encoding cupredoxin family protein, translated to MFLRQSLAFCLLAMSSSAFAAPAHTYDFGQPAPAAKATRSIEVVMGDMSFDPKAIQIKAGETVRFVLVNKGQLLHEFNLGDAAMHARHQQEMLQMQQSGMLTPTGMKEMSHDMAGMDHAAMGHGMKHDDPNSVLVEPGKTAELTWTFSKATSLEFACNIPGHYQAGMVGKLTVSQ